The DNA region agaaaaaataataagatgAAAGCAAACTTGTCGCCGACTGCATTGGCGGCAAGCAATAGGAACTTTCGTCAGAATGTGTACCCGACTGTTGAAAATTGAATGAACACCGCGGCTTGAGTGCAGGGTAGATAGAAAATAGATCAAGTCTTTTGGCCATTGAAAATTTCTTCAAAGCGAAAAAACAGTCATTTCAATTTACACAAAATTGCTGAAAACAACgaaattaaacttttaatttcaattgcaatcgGTAATGGTTAAATGATTGATCACAAGGGTTTTTTATAcacttgcagagggtattataaaatttgtcagatgcttgtaacgcacagaaggagacgtttcctaCCACATATATGTGTGAAAATCTTCCAAGTGAGGCTcataaaaaaacttttgcgtaTTTTTTACTCAAAAGTACCTATTTCAATTCAtatgccatcatcaaatcaacagagcacatgcatacacacacagaagcaacgctacatgaactgtatgtgtaagCGTGATGGAAGATGAAGGAAcagtaaaaagagaaatattgttttgtttgtgtattgatgaattgagttgcagggaaagaaatttcacaATGTATAAGGCATATAAACGTCGGCATatccgaagttagcttctttgatattttatcattatatttgaaatatttgctaaCATCTCTGAAAATTAATGCAAAGGAATGAACTTACATATATTATGGCCATGGAATGAGATGAGACTTAAAATTTGAGGGAAAAAAGGATGTTTATTATTCCGATTCcttaagaaaagaaatttaaattaactgAATCCGCTGAATCCGTTAACTTTTTCTATGATTTCGTCATTTcgtaattttttcttttaaaatatctgtaGGGACAATTACTAAAATTTTTGCTTGCTTTGGATGCAGCTTAAAACCACCAACACAAACAGCCAATCAATCCAATCACAAATTGGTAGAACCGTTCAAAATATTCACCAATGTTGGAATCAATCTCCCAGTTTAGTAATATCACCGAAGCGAGAATCCACAGAATCATTTCACCATGTGGCAGTATGGGAAAGAGAACATCCATGAAGCGACCCAAAATAACCGTGAAAAGCGCGCAGATTAAAAATGAAACGGAACGCATTTGCCTTTGCATTTCAGAATCTACAGTAAACTTCGCTTGAACAGACTGATCTCCTGAGCCGGGACTAGTTTTCGATGCTTGCTGTTCAGGACCATCATCCATTTTCGGAAACTCAGAGCAATGAGTGTTAATAGTATCGCTTTTAGGTACTTCCGATGTTGTCGGGGTGATTATTAACAGTTCTGGAAAGTTCTTCTTATGCAATTCTTTGTTCTGGCGATTTTGACGAACATTTCCTTGTGGGACTTCAGTTGCTGGAGTGCCAATGGTATCGTCATTCTCTACTTCTGATgacgtcggggtcaccaccAGCACTTGGAAATTTTGCTGGGGAATTTTCTTACGGTGTCGCTCCTTCCGTTTTTCTCGTTGAATTTCGGTATAGAACATCTGTTTCAGATTGGCACCAGATTGTTGGCGCATCTTCATTGAATTGTAACAAATATTACGACAAGGTACAGCCACTACAGGTGCGTGGTGGTAGAAACGGGACAATTTCAAGACTGATCTCTGTTTCCTCAAATAGACAGGTTTTAGTTTTCGTCCTAGTGAAATAACAGGCGGCGATCTATGTGCGTAAGTACATGAGAAAATCGATGTGATTGAAGACGAATTATCGGCGTCATATTGATCCTTGTGGACTTGGGAAAGCTTCCAGGACGAAGAGTTTTCGACTTTAATGGTGTCTTCTCCCTCATAAGACCCGGAAAATCCTGcgtaattgtaatttttatcGTAGCGATAATTATATATAGCGTTTCGCTCTTTAATCGAAAGTCTCTTCTTCTCCTTTACTTTATTTCGATTGAATATCGATATATTCTGCACTTCAATGCTGCCACCTAAAACATTTTACATAGAAAAGTATAGATTCCGCTGAGTTTTATTGCACTTACCTGGGTCTTTTGATTTCTTACGATTTCCTGGCATTGCTAtcaattcaaaaaattaaataatttttttttaagaaaagaaGCCGATActcaatttataattttgactTTGGGTTGCaataaaaacttgaaattaaaattagtcGAAAATTAGTAGTGTTGTGTGTTCGAACTGTATTCTACGGACGTTCAACTGAGAGTGaggtttttaaacaaatttgatcAACTACCTTGAATTTGATTTGACTTTATTTCACACAGGCTACTTCGATTTCTGTTCTATAGAaataaaccaaacaaaaaaacatctAACTACTGACAGTGGCGATGTCGCATAAGCAAAAATAAtcattctaaaagaaaaaatattcctgctgattttatataaaatatataaatcaaGTGGCTCCTGTTAAATGAATTAATGTCGGTgtaagagtgtgtgtgtgtgatggcCAAGAAGTGAATAAGAATTGTCCCTGGATTTCTGAATGTATATCTTCATGGATATTTCTTCTCACTTAATTTATtgtaaaatgttaaatttgacGAAGCGGAAATGTTTATTAGAGCggaaattgttatttttagtGCGGTGTGGGCACAGGCGAGTTCATTGTTGCTCTGGATTTTCCTGTTCCTCTTGatgtttctgctgctgctatcCTGCAGAAGAAGGCGACAAAACCGAACTGAACCAAGCCGTACAAGCTCGGTATCTGGACCAAAAGGATACATACAAATAAACCACGTTTTTTCCCCCTTTGCTCTCTTTTTCTATCCCTATTTATCTCCCTCTACGTCTATGAGTTTTGCCAAAAGGAACCGTCACATATAcgcaaatattaaattttcaattttattgttaaatgACTCGAAATTTTAGAATGTACTAAAGTGCAattaagaaatatataaaccATTTAACATTTCTAACACTGAATGTATGTCTCTACAAACaattaattgatttaatttctctTAAGCTTGTATAAACAAGAGAAACTATAGGATATACAAATTCGgattaaaaaattgatttatatgTAGAATATTTGTACTAAAGTTTATTCTTTTTTCGGGTTTCTCTGATATGGGGTTTCTCTATTTTGTGGTAACTGTCACCAATTTAATATTCCTTCAAATATTCACTTTAATATGTATTCTCACAATCCTTTTTGGTTTCCTTCACTTTTGTTGGTCCTTATTTGAGTGAAGTCACCTTTTTAGGGTGCGGCGGCGGTCTTTTCGCTTAAATTTTCTTCTATTAAATACTTAATGGAACATTTTGTTCATAAACGGAGAAAGCAAAGGAAGGCAGAGACTTTGCCCGCGTTTTATACACCCCGGCGTCCTCTACATATTGCCTTCCAAGCTTCTGGTATCCGCaacatttcaaattaattttacaGCTGCCATTTAGCATATCTTTCCTCTTCAGTCTTACTCTTGGCAGTGGCACCTTATGCCATAATGAAGTGGAAAAATAAATAGCACTTTCCATAACAAAcgagagcagcagcaactgaaGAAAAACAGCTCACTCTGAGGATGAAAGGATGAAGAAATTCTTATAGTGCCCAGACGGAGACAAAAGTAGCTTGTTCATGTCTAGGACCCAGGTCCATGACAATGTCCAAGTAATGTTTAGCAAAATTTGCTGCTCCTCTTTCACTCTCGCCATGGCCAGAAAAATGTCACTGGTTGCTTTACGATTTATTGTAGGAACTAAGCATGGTCCGCGTATCTCTTGAATTTAGAAAGAGGAAAATgttactttaaaaaaaaacataactcATTCATGCAGCTTGATTTCTAACTTACAAAGTGAAAGCAGTCAttgaaaatattgtaaacatcgaaattccaaattattattGGGAACGTATTGCAGATATCACTCTGaacataatatttttttaaagtagatttgtcatatttttcaatgttaatttcgtatgtacattgtacatatgtatttacattatCGTGGATTTTAACACTCAAATTCAATTCAGACAATAACGAAAGaacaataattaaaatttatcttGAAGACTTGCTATACATATTGAAcacaatttttgtatatttttgtggGCAAGACTTTCATAAGaaaatgtttattgatttcgttATTAGGTTGATCTGTACGCCATGACCAGATCCAGATGGCTCTGCTTCTCGCTTATAAACTGTATATATGAGGGCATATTGGCTTCGAGATGTCTGTGAATCGAGTGAATGAAGTAAGAGTATGTTTATGGGACAAGGTCAATAACCAAAAGGAAACCCAATTTCCACTCTTCCAACCCCATTCTCCCTCCCCCCCCCCCATGTCCACAACCACATCTGTTTATTTGCTGTATTCTCATGtaaaagttttatattttttctgttttttatgGACATGCCTTGCAGTTGGCATTCGTATCTTATCAGAGAATATATCAGACAAAATGTGAGTACAGGTTGTGGGGGCGGTGGTAACTTGTGCCTAATGTTATTGTAATACCCATTTATCTTTTTATGGGATCTCTGGCAATGCGCGTCATCGACATCGTCATAATTGTCATCAGCTGGGGCAGGTGGTAGAGGGCCCTGTGGTATAGTACAAAGTTTTGGTGGTGGTTACGGGGAGTGGGTATTGCTGAGAGGTGGGTAATTCATTGTATAATTTCAGTGTTCTAGTTTGTTTTCATTACGTTAATTCatctgtaaatatttttcttaacGTTTGCCAGCTTTCTTAATGCTCCTTCTCGTTCTTTTCTCACCTCTCTGTCTCGATTTATTTTGATGTTATATATCTAATTTTCTGTTCATGATGACTTAGTGTCGAGCAAGAAAAAGGGAGAAAAGGTTGAATGCACTGATTGGTAAGCGCTTAATGATAATGAGTAAATTTCCGCAGTTGTCAAACTTTCTTTGAACGATAACTTTTGATAGTTTGAAACGAATATAGCACGAATCGAATAAGAATGGAAGAATGGAAAACTTAAATAAACTTTTCAATTGCTCAGTCACGATGACAGTCCACTGTGTTTTCCAATGTAGACAGATGCTAGTATATAGTTTTATCGGATTTTCGCAAATTGCTGTTGGTTTGGGCTTGAGTTTGATTCCTGTATTGGGGTCTGCATTTAATGATTTATGCAAagtaatgttttaatttgttgttaaaaAACTAAGAAGAAAGTGTGAATATTGAAAAGGACTTATGTCCCAGAACTGGTCGAGAAAGTTAACTTTATGTAGTAATATGTAATATTTAAACGCATTTTCAAGTAAACTTGGTTTCCTTAGCAGTACTGAATGCAGGCAACCatacaaattatttttgtttatggtTCTAAATGTAAGTTCAGATTAATTTATCGACTTTTCTCACAGTGTGGATGAATTTTTATTGTAAACTCTCCGATAAAGGTCTGCCGATAAGTAGTGTTTCATTATTTGCCTTTTCATTTTCCTTTACGCCATCTTTTGTTGTGGCTCTCATTCACCCTTATGCAAAGATATCGATTACAAAACTGgccaaaaaagcaaaaacaaatatacaaacatatagaAAGTAGATGGGGGAGAGAGATGGTAGCTAAGAAAGTGGATGGAGATGGGAATAGAGTCGGAGATGGCAAATGGgagaaaacaaataatactaagGATGCTATGGAAAGGCTTATCCCTAGCTGTAAGTCTAATTCGAATTGTAACTGCCGATGATGGGGCAAACGTGGCCAATTTTAGCTACTTTGgctacttttctttttcttttgctgtttttttctttgtgatCTGGCATTAAAATTTTCGTTTATTGCCAACGGGGGAGCTGTTAAGATGCCGTCTACGTCGCTGGCATAACTGAGTGTATGGCCTAAAGAAGCGGTGGTGGAGACATTGCGGGCGGGGGTCAAGTGAAGAGAGAGGAAGGAAATTCATAATGTAGCATTGTGTAAGATGATATGATTTGGAAAGGGCTCAGGTTTGGTTGGTTTTGTTCATGTAAGGATTAAATAAGAATTTACATATGTTCATCTACCCTCCATCCATACTTAAAGAGATTAAATGTGAGGATATATGCAAACGATGGAGTATTTGTTCCAACCATATGAACTACTTTCAGTTGAGGAATAGGTATTCCTAATTTCGTATCAGTCATAAGTTGTTAAATTTATCAGTTTTGCCACTGTGATCAAATTACATGTGTTcggcttgtgtgtgtgtacattgCATCAATTCAATTGAATCGTCAACGTACGTGACAATGCAATTGTTTTACCTGCCATTGGAGTAACACATTTGTGTGCCAAGAAAAAATTATAGGGTCAGTCGTTCTCTTTCGGCTCTTTTGATCTAGATAATTAACAGCAATGTGAATGGAAATCGAACTGCCACAGAAGGTCACAGGATCTTAGTGGGACCAACTCAGTGCCCTACTCTAAATCCGAAACTGAAACCGTAACTGATACCAATAGGACCAACACTAAAACGACACCACTTGTGACTCTTATTGGAAAATTGCTTAGACCATACCAGAAACCAGGGACAAGCGATAACAGGGCAAGCGGATTAAATtccaaattgaatttcatggGCCTTGCAAAGCTTTCTATACTATTGGAagaagggtatattaattttggtcagaagtgtgcaacgcataggaGAAAGCGTTTCCGACAAGCACGACGTGCCAGACaagtccgtctggatcagtggaaactcctcctagaccatAGGAGCAACAAATTTTAGGCTTGTATATATACTGTATATACTGCATactgtatatctcggattcagccggatcggaccactatatcatttagctcccatacaaacttCGTTATTCTCTAAGtcattgtcataaaaattaatatttgttagtAACTATATTTGTTAATTACTATACCaagtttgatcaagatcagATGACTATACTACTTACCTCCTATTAAAGCGTTCGGTCGAAAACAGAGGCTTTTGCTAATAACTTTGGCAATTTTAACATTTGTAAACTTATGATCAAATGGCATGTTATATGCACAACATTGCCACATTTTAAGCTTGTTGGCTTTTCTTTCGCGAACTTTAGATTTATTAGACAAGATCTTTTTCACTTTGACagctatacatatgtagagtAGGAAGAGTAACAAAataacttgcaagggtatacaaacttcggctcggtcgaagttagccccggccatCTGGTTTCTAATTAAGAAGGCCTGTTACAGGGTTTCAAGTAGAACGGActttaaaaatgtttgaaaagaAGTGAAAAATATTCTTACAATTTGTAATAATCGATATGAATGTGTACGA from Drosophila willistoni isolate 14030-0811.24 chromosome XL unlocalized genomic scaffold, UCI_dwil_1.1 Seg141, whole genome shotgun sequence includes:
- the LOC111518560 gene encoding uncharacterized protein LOC111518560 encodes the protein MPGNRKKSKDPGGSIEVQNISIFNRNKVKEKKRLSIKERNAIYNYRYDKNYNYAGFSGSYEGEDTIKVENSSSWKLSQVHKDQYDADNSSSITSIFSCTYAHRSPPVISLGRKLKPVYLRKQRSVLKLSRFYHHAPVVAVPCRNICYNSMKMRQQSGANLKQMFYTEIQREKRKERHRKKIPQQNFQVLVVTPTSSEVENDDTIGTPATEVPQGNVRQNRQNKELHKKNFPELLIITPTTSEVPKSDTINTHCSEFPKMDDGPEQQASKTSPGSGDQSVQAKFTVDSEMQRQMRSVSFLICALFTVILGRFMDVLFPILPHGEMILWILASVILLNWEIDSNIGEYFERFYQFVIGLIGCLCWWF